DNA from Tachypleus tridentatus isolate NWPU-2018 chromosome 8, ASM421037v1, whole genome shotgun sequence:
ACGTAATTCATTTGATTGCCTATGTTACACAAGACATGGAGCTGAATTCAGTGTTGAAATCGAGTCTtatagtattattaaataaaataattaatgtgtaaACAATTCACTTGTTGGTTAAAATCATCTCATTGTCAaagaataaagttttattgtgtAAACAGATATCaagcataaaataataaaatagtcaaTCATCACCTCTAAATCTGCTTCTCTTTCTTCAGTGCACATTTCATTCACGAATTCTTTGAAACTGTTAGCATTAAATTTTGCTTCTTCACACTCTCGAATTGCTTGTGGAagcttaaaatgaaaaatactttgtTATATTAGCTTTTATATTGCATTTTAAAGCTTTCTAGCtgtcatataatttaattataaacttaagttttgacctttcaaaaataaattaatataatgggAACGATATACTTGAGGTAATTTGTGTTAGATATAAACTAGTGTTTATAAGCTGAAAGTATGCAATATTTTTGAGACAGAcaaagaataaaaacacaaaacaaacgaGTAAAACGATTGAAGTTAAAATCACATCGTTCTAGATCTGTGAGCTATGTTTAAATATGACAATACGAagaaatattcattaataaatattttatgtttatcataaCACTTCTTTTCGCCGCCttaaagttttgttaaatatCAGTTACAAAAATCAAGAGTTTATATTTCTGTACGTAACACATTCAAAGTTTAACGTTTCATGATTAGCTTTCCCGATGTAGaagtaacaaaatgttataaGGTACTTTTATACCGCAGTTGAATATTGTCGTTTTAAAACACTGCCATCCTatcttagtttataaaactaaccCTCAGTATATGTGAAattgtaaatacaatttttatatcaagACGGTTTTTAGGTTGAAATTAATAGATTGGCGTTATCAACACATTGTTTCGAAAATTACAgtgaattaacaaaaaataactaatcATAAGATTACAAACACCTACCTCTTTCAATTTTCCACCCAAAACGTTTCGGTTGCACACTTTTATGTCATTCAATTTTTCAGGATTACTCTTATTAATTTCTGCataaaaaaagtttgatttactttaaaaggatattttctcatgtttcattaaaattctttattagaTGTAAGGAAGTGTTTATCATATTAGCTTTTTTCTACTGATCAAAtacagatataaaacaataaaacctattTTACTAATACCGTTGCTTAATATTTTACACatcaataaagtttgaaaattaacttACCACACAGCTGTTCCCAAGCTTTTCCTATCGCATCGCCTTTCGTTAAAGTCAGgctcacaaaaacaacaaaaactgcaaGAAGAACTTTCATGTTGAGAATGTTGCtgctatttttatgaaaatttcagTTTAGTAAACGCTTTATATATTATTCATCCAACATCTTTCAGCCAATAATTTTTCCTAAATCTAAACTATCCTAAATTTAATTGCTTTATTAGAATATGTTGCAATCATTGCACGCCTTTTTTTTAGATTGGTTCATGTGCATTTAATGACAACCAATGACAAAGTGATGATATGAAACATGGGACCCTCCCCTTCACAGTATAAGATCACATGACTTAAATACTTTTACCTTCAGTTTCATTCCTTGTGGAAACTTCACACTGTTATAGTACGTTATACACATAATAGGTTAGAAAGTTTGTTTATAGACACAACTACTAGAAGAAAGTGAATACAGattaatattacatacatatGAAGCACACGAAttgtataaagttattaaatGATAACTCTACTAAAGTGTTTAGTCATTCATAACTTCAGATGTTATACAACGCTGAATTACATCGAAAATGTGTAACCGGTAAGGTGTTTGGGAAAATATTCATTCGTTTTTTTCGTGTTTCATATATTCCCGtgaaaacaataacatatcaGACATTAGTATCTATTAATAATTTATAcggtaatataatatatatatatatatatatatatatattattcatttatcATAGTTATCTTTAAACTTATGATTGAACACTATATTGTCTCAGAAATCACTACGCCTTTACTGAGTTGAGCCGCATGTTCCCAAGTAATTAGTGTGTCAAACTAATAAGTGACGTGACTTCATCCATGGAACATTATGTGTGACAATCGGTCTTTCCTTTTTCTCGGTTAAAAGAGCGGGACAAACTTACTGCTCTcattctgattaataattcaaagttaatgttatttatgtttgaaCTGTTGAACCTGATGGGTTTAAAATATCACTGTCTGTCATATAGTTAACACATAAGATGAGTTGTAGATTTAAAATTCTGAATATCTAATGAACTGTTCATCTTAGTCGCTCAAACAAATCGATGAAAGCA
Protein-coding regions in this window:
- the LOC143222070 gene encoding uncharacterized protein LOC143222070 is translated as MKVLLAVFVVFVSLTLTKGDAIGKAWEQLCEINKSNPEKLNDIKVCNRNVLGGKLKELPQAIRECEEAKFNANSFKEFVNEMCTEEREADLEDLEKCIGEKFAAAQVDPEIAVTEMVNTCF